The following are encoded in a window of Mannheimia varigena genomic DNA:
- the nrfE gene encoding heme lyase NrfEFG subunit NrfE gives MLPELGYFSLLLAAISAVFQIGFSLWGELRKQYHWLALSPLFTYLQAAFTTISFSALAYAFLTDDFSVIYVAAHSNSQLPDFFKFAATWGGHEGSMLFWLTALVLWSAVFCKFSQKIDRLFANRTLVMLGLISLGFLLFILLVSSPFERGFPPPPEGRDLNPMLQDIGLIFHPPLLYLGYVGFAVSFAMIVAALISGGMDAAVMRWIRPWTMISWGFLTAGIILGAWWAYYELGWGGWWFWDPVENASLMPWLLGTALVHSLIVSQQRGVFYYWTILLAIFAFALSLLGTFIVRSGVLTSVHAFAVDPDRGMAILILFFSLSFVALALFAFRANLWQGKVRFDLLSKETAFLLINGLFSVAACVVLLGTFYPMIFTIMNWGSISVGAPYFNSVFAPLSLLLMVVMGFAVVLRWKQIPAKQILVKLWLFPVAVGLALGIIYTSISQRPHFDFVLLTIVFISFAVWIILTHIPYLPFMFKIKPLAMRLAHIGFAICVIGAMMNSYYGDEIGVRLKPNEQAELAGFTFKYQDYHDLIGPNYTSEQAVFSISKDEKVLATVTPERRYYDVRTMTMAEVGLYHHYLDDIYIVMGDKFGNLEYAFRLHYKPYVQALWLGGIIMIIASILALFGYRREHKK, from the coding sequence ATGCTACCTGAACTGGGCTATTTTTCACTTTTATTGGCTGCGATTTCAGCGGTTTTTCAAATTGGTTTTTCACTCTGGGGAGAGCTACGCAAGCAATATCATTGGCTGGCGTTATCGCCTTTGTTTACTTATTTGCAAGCTGCTTTTACCACAATTTCCTTTTCTGCTTTAGCCTATGCTTTTTTGACAGATGACTTTTCTGTTATCTATGTCGCAGCCCATTCCAATAGCCAACTTCCTGATTTCTTTAAATTTGCTGCTACTTGGGGCGGACACGAAGGCTCAATGCTGTTTTGGCTCACTGCTCTTGTGCTTTGGTCTGCGGTATTTTGCAAATTTTCGCAAAAAATTGACCGCTTGTTTGCCAATCGAACTTTGGTAATGCTGGGGCTGATTTCGCTTGGTTTCTTGCTTTTCATTTTGTTAGTTTCTAGCCCGTTCGAGCGAGGTTTTCCACCTCCACCGGAAGGGCGAGATCTCAATCCAATGTTGCAAGATATTGGTTTAATCTTCCACCCTCCGCTACTTTACTTAGGCTATGTAGGCTTTGCGGTGAGTTTTGCGATGATTGTCGCTGCCTTAATTTCTGGTGGAATGGATGCGGCAGTAATGCGTTGGATCCGCCCGTGGACGATGATTTCGTGGGGATTTCTCACCGCAGGCATTATTTTAGGGGCTTGGTGGGCGTATTATGAACTCGGCTGGGGCGGCTGGTGGTTCTGGGATCCTGTCGAAAATGCCTCATTAATGCCTTGGTTATTAGGCACAGCATTAGTACACAGTTTGATTGTGAGCCAACAACGAGGCGTGTTCTACTACTGGACAATTTTACTTGCCATCTTCGCTTTCGCTCTAAGTTTATTAGGCACATTTATTGTTCGCTCCGGGGTTTTAACATCTGTTCACGCTTTTGCGGTTGATCCTGACAGAGGAATGGCAATTCTTATCCTCTTTTTTAGCCTCAGTTTCGTTGCTTTAGCTCTTTTCGCCTTTAGAGCTAATTTATGGCAAGGCAAAGTTCGTTTTGATTTGCTCTCGAAAGAAACTGCATTCCTACTGATTAACGGCTTATTTAGTGTAGCAGCTTGTGTCGTATTGTTAGGTACATTTTATCCGATGATCTTTACCATAATGAATTGGGGATCGATCTCGGTTGGTGCTCCGTATTTCAATAGTGTTTTTGCTCCGCTTAGTTTACTGCTAATGGTAGTGATGGGATTTGCAGTAGTGCTACGCTGGAAACAGATCCCAGCTAAACAGATTTTAGTAAAATTATGGTTATTCCCTGTGGCAGTAGGCTTGGCTCTCGGCATAATTTACACCTCTATTTCACAAAGACCGCATTTTGATTTCGTGCTACTGACAATTGTGTTCATCAGTTTCGCGGTATGGATTATTTTAACCCATATCCCTTATTTGCCATTTATGTTCAAAATAAAACCGCTTGCAATGCGATTAGCCCACATCGGCTTTGCGATCTGCGTGATTGGAGCGATGATGAACAGCTATTATGGCGATGAAATCGGCGTGCGTTTAAAACCAAATGAACAGGCGGAATTAGCGGGTTTTACCTTCAAATATCAAGATTATCACGATTTAATTGGTCCAAATTACACCTCAGAACAAGCCGTATTTTCAATTAGTAAAGACGAGAAAGTGCTTGCAACAGTAACGCCGGAAAGACGTTATTACGATGTGCGTACGATGACAATGGCAGAGGTCGGGCTTTATCACCACTATTTAGACGATATTTACATTGTTATGGGCGATAAATTCGGTAATTTAGAATACGCTTTCCGCCTGCATTACAAGCCTTATGTGCAAGCCCTTTGGCTGGGTGGTATTATTATGATTATTGCCTCCATTTTGGCATTATTCGGCTATCGTAGAGAACATAAAAAATGA